In Cryptococcus gattii WM276 chromosome N, complete sequence, a single window of DNA contains:
- a CDS encoding Plasma membrane H(+)-ATPase 1 (Similar to TIGR gene model, INSD accession AAW47054.1), which translates to MSDHEKVGHTEEVPTKESSLENKVQGEEVPATGADEPRKKREYKEMEHKTEGDLHAKVDMNTIQFTAADLYDKDKVDIEHVVMEEVYQLLQCTDAGLTEAEATDRIGIFGPNKLEEKSENVFLQFLSFMWNPLSWVMEGAALVAIALSNGGGTPPDWQDFVGIVLLLFVNSTIGFVEERNAGNAVKALMDSLAPKARVKRDGQWKEIESAELVPGDLIAFKHGDVCPSDCRLVEAIDVSMDQAALTGESLPVGKHEGDECFSGSTCKQGEAEGIVIATGPNTFFGRAATLVGQDNDQVGHLQQVLARIGTFCLVSIGIFVLLEILIMYADFRFPYRRGLNNILVLLIGGIPIAMPTVLSVTLAVGAQQLAKHKAIVTRITAIEELAGVTILCSDKTGTLTTNKLTIDKENVKCYSKWDVEGVCLLAAYASRTENQDAIDGCVVGTLPDPNQARAGIKLLEFKPFNPVDKRTEITYRDDMDGGKLKRATKGMTGIIIELCSRGKTNELEDQLEADVEEFARRGLRALAVAYEDVLGDDPSAEGNGFELVGLLSIFDPPRSDTKKTIDDAMALGVKVKMVTGDQLAIAKETGRRLGLGDHMYPAKVLKEGPEPGSKHANLDEMIMDADGFAGVFPEHKFEIVKRIQNLGHLCAMTGDGANDAPALSRANVGIAVEGATDAARGAADIVLTEPGLSTIVHAIYGSRVIFQRMRNYAIYACAVTIRIVLCFAIMVFAWQFDFPPFMVLIIAVLNDGTIMTLSLDRVLPSTTPDSWDLAEVFSFGVAYGVYLSASTIALYATMENTTFFEDRFGVEPLKGNSYGGHMVIYLQVAIISQALIFVTRSHGPSWTERPSVALMMAFCLAQLVSSIIAAYADWSFSEVHSVSGGWIGIVWVWNIVWYFPLDGIKFIMKKTVIAALQRRKARKAGPVVPEAGLQRAPSRHESLYSNRTNFLTRTANRLRGGAKISMSQNELQRFSSIQAQQSGAALTRAHSRPAA; encoded by the exons ATGTCTGACCACGAAAAAGTCGGTCACACCGAGGAGGTTCCTACCAA GGAGTCCTCTCTTGAGAACAAGGTGCAGGGCGAGGAGGTCCCCGCTACTGGTG CCGATGAGCCCAGGAAGAAGCGAGAGTACAAGGAAATGGAGCACAAGACAGAAGGTGACCTCCATGCAAAGGTTGACATGAACACC ATCCAATTCACTGCTGCCGACTTGTACGACAAGGACAAGGTTGATATTGAGCACGTTGTTATGGAGGAGGTCTATCAGCTCCTCCAATGTACCGATGCCGGTCTTACCGAGGCGGAGGCTACCGACCGTATCGGTATTTTCGGTCCTAACAAACTTGAAGAGAAGTCCGAGAA CGTCTTCCTCCAATTCCTTTCTTTCATGTGGAACCCTCTCTCCTGGGTTATGGAGGGTGCTGCCCTCGTCGCTATCGCCCTTTCTAACGGTGGTGGTACTCCCCCTGACTGGCAAGATTTCGTCGGTAtcgtccttcttctttttgttAACTCTACTATTGGTTTCGTCGAGGAGCGTAACGCTGGTAACGCTGTCAAGGCTCTCATGGACTCTCTCGCCCCCAAGGCTAGGGTCAAGCGAGACGGCCAATGGAAGGAGATTGAGTCTGCCGAGCTTGTTCCTGGAGACCTTATCGCTTTCAAGCACGGTGACGTCTGCCCCTCTGACTGTCGATTGGTTGAGGCCATTGATGTTTC CATGGACCAAGCTGCTCTTACTGGCGAATCTCTTCCCGTCGGCAAGCACGAGGGTGACGAGTGTTTCTCCGGTTCCACCTGTAAGCAAGGTGAGGCTGAAGGTATTGTCATTGCCACCGGTCCCAACACTTTCTTCGGTCGTGCTGCCACTCTTGTCGGTCAGGACAACGACCAAGTCGGTCACTTGCAGCAGGTTCTTGCCCGTATCGGTACTTTCTGTCTTGTCTCCATCGGTATCTTCGTTCTCCTCGAGATCTTGATCATGTACGCCGACTTCCGATTCCCTTACCGACGTGGTCTCAACAACATCCTTGTCTTGCTCATTGGTGGTATCCCCATTGCCATGCCAACTGTCTTGTCCGTCACCCTTGCCGTCGGTGCCCAGCAGCTCGCCAAGCACAAGGCTATCGTTACTCGTATCACTGCTATTGAAGAGCTTGCTGGTGTCACCATCCTCTGTTCTGACAAGACCGGTACCCTCACCACCAACAAGCTTACCATTGACAAGGAGAATGTCAAGTGCTACTCTAAGTGGGACGTTGAGGGTGTCTGTCTTCTTGCTGCCTACGCTTCCCGAACCGAAAACCAGGATGCCATTGACGGCTGTGTTGTTGGTACCCTTCCCGACCCCAACCAGGCTCGTGCTGGTATCAAACTCCTTGAGTTCAAGCCTTTCAACCCCGTTGACAAGCGTACCGAAATCACTTACCGAGACGATATGGACGGTGGCAAGCTTAAGCGTGCTACTAAGGGTATGACTGGTATCATCATTGAACTCTGTAGCCGTGGCAAGACCAACGAGCTTGAAGACCAACTTGAGGCTGATGTTGAGGAGTTTGCTCGACGTGGTCTCCGTGCTCTCGCTGTCGCTTACGAGGATGTTCTTGGTGACGACCCCTCCGCTGAGGGTAACGGTTTCGAGCTTGTCGGTCTTCTTTCTATCTTCGACCCTCCTCGATCCGACACCAAGAAGACTATTGACGACGCTATGGCTCTCGGTGTCAAGGTTAAGATGGTTACTGGTGACCAGCTTGCCATTGCTAAGGAAACCGGTCGACGACTTGGTCTTGGTGACCACATGTACCCCGCTAAGGTTTTGAAGGAAGGTCCCGAGCCTGGTAGCAAGCACGCCAACCTTGACGAGATGATCATGGACGCCGATGGTTTCGCCGGTGTCTTCCCTGAGCACAAGTTCGAGATTGTCAAGCGTATCCAGAACCTCGGTCACCTTTGTGCCATGACTGGTGACGGTGCCAACGATGCCCCTGCTCTTTCTCGTGCCAACGTCGGTATCGCCGTCGAGGGTGCCACTGACGCTGCCCGAGGTGCCGCCGACATTGTCCTTACTGAGCCCGGTCTTTCTACTATCGTTCACGCCATTTACGGTTCTCGAGTTATCTTCCAGCGTATGAGGAACTATGCCATCTACGCTTGTGCGGTTACCATCCGTATTGTTCTCTGCTTCGCCATCATGGTCTTCGCCTGGCAGTTCGACTTCCCTCCCTTCATGGTCCTGATTATTGCTGTTCTCAACGACGGTACCATCATGACTCTCTCTCTTGACCGAGTTCTTCCTTCTACTACACCTGACTCTTGGGACCTTGCCGAAGTTTTCTCTTTCGGTGTCGCTTACGGTGTCTACCTCTCCGCCTCTACCATTGCTCTCTACGCTACCATGGAGAACACCACCTTCTTCGAGGACAGGTTCGGTGTTGAGCCTTTGAAGGGTAACTCTTACGGTGGTCACATGGTTATCTACCTCCAGGTTGCCATCATCTCTCAGGCTCTTATCTTCGTCACCCGATCTCACGGCCCTTCATGGACTGAGCGACCTTCCGTTGCTCTTATGATGGCTTTCTGTCTCGCTCAGCTTGtctcttccatcatcgCTGCCTACGCCGACTGGAGTTTCAGTGAAGTCCACTCCGTCTCTGGTGGCTGGATCGGTATTGTCTGGGTCTGGAACATTGTGTGGTACTTCCCTCTCGATGGCATCAAGTTCATCATGAAGAAGACTGTTATCGCTGCTCTCCAGAGGAGGAAGGCCCGAAAGGCCGGCCCTGTCGTCCCCGAAGCTGGCCTCCAACGTGCCCCTTCTCGACACGAGTCTCTCTACTCCAACCGAACCAACTTCCTTACTCGAACCGCCAACCGACTCAGGGGTGGTGCCAAGATCTCCATGTCTCAGAACGAGCTTCAACG ATTCTCTTCCATTCAAGCTCAGCAGTCTGGTGCTGCTCTTACCCGTGCCCACTCTAGGCCCGCGGCGTAA
- a CDS encoding SH3 domain protein, putative; Ysc84p (Similar to TIGR gene model, INSD accession AAW47052.1; involved in the organization of the actin cytoskeleton): MQSKFGNFMNKAQAALKEGQTMATQGGSNLMHSFSLPGESQKAAHILRGFLADPAHPATALNSIPKAVLQRAKGLAVFTIIKAGFVFSGKAGSGLVVARLPDGSWSAPSCIATAGIGWGLQIGADLTEVVIVLNSDEAVKAFSRGGNITIGGGISAAAGPIGTGGQVAASLANPAPMFSYSRSKGLFAGLTLDGTILVERKDANRNFYGSSISSADILAGQVPAPEIASEMYDIIEGKLDPFGSNAIEIEKDIEKPPWRNR; encoded by the exons ATGCAAAGCAAGTTTGGCAACTTCATGAACAAGGCCCAGGCCGCCCTCAAG GAAGGGCAGACCATGGCGACGCAAGGCGGCTCCAATCTGATGCACTCGTTCAGTCTTCCAGGAGAATCGCAGAAGGCTGCCCATATCTTGAGAGGCTTCCTAG CTGATCCTGCACATCCCGCCACCGCTCTCAACTCTATACCAAAGGCTGTGCTTCAAAGGGCGAAAG GCCTTGCTGTCTTCACTATTATTAAGGCCGGTTTCGTATTTTCTGGAAAGGCCGGTTCAGGTCTTGTGGTAGCCAGGCTGCCGGATGGCAGTTGGAGTGCACCAAGCTGTATTGCCACGGCTGGCATCGGATGGGGATTGCAAATCGGAGCAG ATTTGACAGAGGTCGTCATTGTGCTCAACTCTGATGAAGCTGTCAAGGCGTTTTCTCGGGGGGGAAACATCACCATTGGTG GTGGTATTTCGGCTGCCGCTGGTCCCATTGGaactggagggcaagtcGCTGCATCCTTGGCCAATCCTGCTCCCATGTTCAGCTACAGTCGATCAAAGG GTCTCTTTGCTGGTTTGACCTTGGACGGCACAATCCTCGTGGAGAGAAAAGATGCCAACAGGAACTTCTATGGTAGTAGCATCTCTTCAGCAGATATTCTTGC TGGCCAAGTACCTGCTCCCGAGATTGCCTCTGAGATGTACGACATTATAGAAGGTAAGTTGGATCCCTTTGGTAGCAATGCCATAGAAATAGAAAAAGACATCGAAAAGCCCCCGTGGCGCAATCGGTAG
- a CDS encoding BEACH domain protein involved in response to pH, putative (Similar to TIGR gene model, INSD accession AAW47223.1) yields the protein MVSTPAAGHDGPGNPQILNNSGATPASDVLSDNEEEESFVEIEERGDDKMRKIAKSLKPGDMVEEAHNIVRIVGVDACPGLLILGKKNLYLIDGLVQTPGGEVIDAKDAQKDVLSIPSGTLVELDAEDQQSHCWSYNEIIENNKRAFLFRDVALELYFSDKRNFLVVFRDKRERQAVVQRISGKKDHRDAISKSIIGNFVLDTVAKAMDKSEQQLEALQRKWQNREISNFAYLQLLNQYANRTPNDVTQYPVFPWVVADYSSDHLDLRSESSFRNLRFPMGALTPARRDEAMERYAATESVGEKPFHYGTHYSSSMIVCGYMIRLSPFTEIFLALQGGNFDLADRLFSSIPRAWESASSDNRGDVRELIPEFFYSPVFLMNLNHHNFGRKQVSGEAVDDVVLPPWALGDPHLFIHRHREALESDYVSRHLASWIDLTFGYKQRDAAAFNCFHPLSYRGAVDLENIENEEEKAASTAIIHNFGQTPNQIFKFPHPHRFLGGQSDLPVGVRFGVAEHWQLMLRSILPITETVNSIDLIDLPSGPDTKPKPSQRYRLPIPGFAHLTVQYGFVDGSVRIYYQDGASKLVYLCEGIHPVNAVFASSSLFLTVSSLGIIIAWRINVNGARYRRGDVTMQREATLRGHCRPVTCLAANASWSILVSGAEDGDAMVWDTNRLRYIRTLQTGKRESIEFCEINEADGLIAVASRKHVFLFSLNGHQIASISIGDCISSIESDTASEMSEEPYEDEFTGGITFLNREFLKFGALFVVGVGARVVLLRCAPGEINVFNPGPTIPWSLVPQGVIHRSDDHEGGDCCSVKFIGETLYAAFNPGEGNKKFSLYQWSLPDGHARHVADAVSHTCMAGRCTRHFGLLEPKRHCGGCGGAFCGTHALHVETFTMRYCDSCRAQLSIASAQGFLNSRRDNLMPPSGQSSRRPSISHDLRSSRPPFARTPSQPGSSRRGSGDPGSST from the exons atggtgTCTACGCCCGCCGCAGGGCACGATGGCCCAGGCAACCCCCAAATCCTCAACAATTCGGGCGCGACCCCGGCCAGCGATGTACTCTCAGAcaatgaagaggaagaatCATTTGTCGAGATAGAAGAGCGTGGCGATGACAAGATGAGAAAAATAGCTAAGAGCTTGAAACCCGGCGATATGGTAGAGGAAGCACAT AATATTGTGAGGATAGTAGGAGTGGATGCTTGTC CTGGTCTTCTTATCctgggaaagaagaatCTTTACCTCATTGACGGACTGGTTCAAACTCCAGGTGGAGAGGTCATCGACGCAAAGGATGCTCAAAAAGATGTCCTGTCTATTCCTTCCGGTACACTTGTTGAGTTGGACGCTGAGGACCAGCAGAGTCATTGCTG GTCTTACAATGAAATTATCGAGAACAACAAACGTGCATTTCTCTTCCGCGATGTGGCCCTGGAACTTTACTTCTCTGATAAGCGCAATTTTCTTGTTGTTTTCCGGGACAAGAGGGAGAGACAAGCTGTCGTGCAAAGAATCAGTGGAAAGAAGGATCATCGCGATGCTATATCGAAGAGTATCATTGGTAACTTTGTCCTCGATACAGTTGCAAAGGCCATGGACAAGAGTGAACAACAACTGGAGGCGTTGCAAAGGAAATGGCAAAACCGGGAAATCAGCAAT TTTGCGTACTTGCAACTTTTGAATCAGTATGCCAATCGTACACCCAACG ACGTTACTCAATATCCTGTGTTCCCATGGGTTGTGGCCGATTACTCATCAGACCACCTGGACCTCAGGTCTGAATCCTCTTTTAGAAACCTCCGTTTTCCCATGGGTGCTTTGACACCAGCCAGAAGAGATGAGGCTATGGAGCGCTACGCTGCGACAGAAAGCGTCGGTGAAAAACCTTT TCACTATGGAACACATTATAGCTCATCCATGATTGTCTGCGGCTACATGATTCGTCTTTCTCCCTTTACGGAGATATTCTTAGCCTTACAG GGCGGTAATTTTGACTTGGCTGATCGTCTCTTCTCAAGCATTCCAAGGGCTTGGGAGTCTGCCTCTTCAGATAATCGTGGCGATGTGCGAGAGTTGATTCCCGAATTCTTCTACTCACCAGTTTTCTTGATGAATCTC AATCACCACAACTTTGGAAGAAAACAAGTCTCCGGTGAAGCCGTGGACGATGTTGTTCTGCCGCCTTGGGCGCTTGGAGACCCTCATTTGTTCATCCATCGACACCGGGAAGCGTTAGAATCTGACTATGTCTCTCGCCATCTAGCATCTTGGATCGATCTTACCTTCGGTTATAAACAAAGGGACGCAGCTGCCTTCAATTGTTTCCATCCCTTGTCATATCGAGGTGCTGTAGACCTGGAAAACATTGAaaatgaagaggaaaaggcTGCCTCGACAGCAATCATTCACAATTTCGGTCAGACGCCAAACCAAATCTTTAAAtttcctcatcctcatcgtTTCCTTGGCGGGCAAAGCGACCTACCCGTGGGTGTGCGATTCGGCGTAGCCGAGCACTGGCAGTTGATGCTCAGAAGCATACTTCCTATCACTGAGACAGTAAATTCGATAGACCTTATCGATCTTCCTTCTGGCCCAGACACGAAACCCAAGCCGTCACAAAGATATAGACTGCCTATTCCAGGTTTCGCACACTTGACAGTGCAGTATGGCTTCGTCGATGGTTCTGTAAGAATTTACTACCAAGATGGGGCTAGCAAA CTTGTCTACCTGTGTGAGGGGATACACCCTGTGAATGCAGTTTTCGCCTCATCATCGCTCTTTCTCACTGTGTCATCGCTTGGTATCATCATTGCGTGGCGTATCAACGTCAATGGTGCCAGGTATCGCCGAGGAGACGTTACAATGCAGCGTGAAGCAACTCTCAGAGGCCATTGTCGTCCAGTAACTTGTTTAGCTGCTAACGCTTCATGGAGTATACTCGTTAGTGGTGCAGAG GACGGGGATGCTATGGTATGGGATACCAATCGGCTGCGATATATCAGGACTCTGCAGACTGGAAAGAGGGAGTCTATTGAATTTTGCGAAATCAATGAAGCTGAT GGCTTAATTGCTGTGGCCAGTAGAAAACACGTATTCCTCTTCTCACTTAATGGCCACCAAATTGCCTCGATCAGTATTGGCGATTGTATCTCTTCCATTGAAAGCGACACAGCATCCGAAATGTCTGAGGAGCCTTACGAGGACGAATTTACAGGTGGCATCACTTTCTTAAATAGAGAATTTCTGAAGTTCGGTGCCCTGTTTGTCGTTGGAGTTGGTGCGAGGGTTGTTCTTTTGCGCTGTGCTCCAGGAGAGAtcaatgtcttcaacccggGTCCGACGATACCTTGGTCACTCGTCCCACAAGGAGTGATCCATCGTTCAGATGATCACGAAGGGGGTGACTGCTGTTCGGTAAAGTTCATTGG CGAAACTCTTTACGCTGCGTTCAATCCCGGTGAGGGCAATAAGAAATTCTCTCTATATCAATGGTCTTTACCCGACGGTCACGCTAGGCATGTGGCAGATGCGGTGTCCCATACATGCATGGCCGGAAGATGTACTAGGCACTTCGGCCTGCTTG AGCCCAAGCGCCATTGTGGCGGGTGTGGAGGTGCATTTTGCGG AACCCACGCGCTTCATGTCGAGACGTTTACTATGCGTTATTGTGACTCTTGCAGAGCCCAACTTTCAATTGCTTCAGCCCAAGGATTCCTCAATTCTCGTCGAGATAATCTTATGCCCCCATCAGGTCAAAGCTCAAGGCGCCCATCCATTTCTCACGATCTTCGAAGCAGCCGCCCACCTTTTGCAAGGACTCCTAGCCAACCTGGTTCGAGTAGAAGAGGTTCAGGCGATCCTGGATCTTCAACATGA